In one Mesorhizobium australicum genomic region, the following are encoded:
- a CDS encoding CHAT domain-containing tetratricopeptide repeat protein, with translation MRFWNRNDAAADATRRLMPCLAVVAAALIAPLPAWPAGGEEPPHPPPRVDAGQTASSQPSRDASAFARANDRILLMINRGEFEVAERRASQMLARAETAFGADDPAIIPGLNTLAMIYQQTGRLADAERTLNRALGLARRPDAGAETLADVLNRMANVLSDDGRLDQAEKATREAIEIGERIEESSTLAISLNNLGHILTALRRFDEADAVYRRAEGLTVANTALAAAMPANLAVQMMGQGRFAEAEQLLLRSVASWEKMAEPVVIAWATALLNLGRLHYETGRPDAASATFGRMLDALQQNVPDNHPLRAYALQNLSQISFDRRDFAEAERLAREALTIAGQSLPATKFEVADWYEALAQATLLQGEWNDAVAAARQAAAILSADINSGKSDKNDWEVLTIVEIVASEAMVTADPAGLIADAVAARRSAFLNLQRHAATDTGAVAVAAAARAAVGGTDLSNLVREKDHALARLREVDAAFVRAAGATSDPDARRVALGDLRSRLEALQSRLSAIDARLLTNFPQYLELAGGPPVPADRVIGMLADDEVLVLPVIMQNSLVTFAYGKDGGVYSWGRNPDEAAELPRIAATLLCQASRRLNPSCARTTETTSSQVSDAARGVVAFGRTQDTDEFDLGAAYRAYSLLFPGDLPEMMAGKKLIIAPSPELLGFPWHLLVTQPPPEGWDAPGKERAEAYREAAWLFQSHPSITVVPGVAALDAARRSRKEAGRTQPRYLGVADPVIGATAAERDAAPLDCASPETVALTRGKPVAVGARAGAEAGTLADVDALRRQPRLADSRCEVEATSKSLSGLSDLLLGGEATEARIKAISATGGLKAYDILHFATHGLVGGELGQAEPGLLLTPPAAASEDDDGVLTAQEIAALDIGADWVILSACNTAAGSRSDAEALAGLARSFFYAGARSLLVSSWPVYSQAATRFTTTMFALLSDQPSLTRGEAVTLTMRKMLAQSYSPETAHPAYWAPFLLVGDAGR, from the coding sequence ATGCGGTTCTGGAATAGGAATGACGCAGCAGCCGACGCCACCCGTCGCCTGATGCCTTGTCTGGCGGTCGTCGCTGCCGCCCTGATCGCGCCCCTGCCGGCGTGGCCGGCTGGGGGCGAGGAGCCTCCGCATCCCCCACCGCGTGTGGACGCCGGTCAAACCGCCTCGTCGCAGCCGTCGCGCGACGCCAGCGCCTTCGCGCGGGCGAACGACCGGATCCTCCTGATGATAAACCGGGGGGAATTCGAGGTGGCCGAGCGACGCGCAAGTCAAATGCTCGCAAGGGCCGAGACGGCCTTCGGCGCGGACGATCCGGCCATCATTCCGGGCCTGAACACTCTCGCCATGATCTACCAGCAGACCGGACGTCTTGCGGATGCCGAGCGGACCCTGAACAGGGCGCTCGGCCTCGCCCGCCGTCCCGATGCCGGTGCCGAAACTCTCGCCGATGTCCTCAATCGAATGGCCAACGTCCTTTCCGACGACGGCCGCTTGGACCAGGCCGAAAAGGCAACACGGGAAGCCATCGAGATCGGGGAGCGGATCGAGGAGTCGTCGACGCTGGCGATCTCGCTCAACAATCTGGGTCATATTCTGACCGCCCTGCGACGGTTCGATGAGGCCGACGCCGTCTATCGCCGGGCGGAGGGCCTGACTGTCGCCAATACTGCCCTCGCGGCCGCGATGCCTGCCAACCTTGCCGTCCAGATGATGGGACAAGGACGTTTCGCGGAGGCGGAGCAGCTGCTGCTGCGGTCGGTTGCGTCGTGGGAGAAGATGGCGGAACCTGTCGTCATTGCCTGGGCGACGGCGCTGCTCAATCTCGGCCGCCTCCATTATGAGACGGGACGCCCGGACGCAGCCTCAGCCACGTTTGGCAGGATGCTGGACGCGCTCCAGCAGAACGTTCCGGACAACCACCCCCTGCGCGCCTATGCGCTGCAGAACCTGTCGCAGATCTCTTTCGACCGGAGAGACTTTGCCGAAGCGGAGAGACTGGCGCGCGAAGCCCTCACCATTGCCGGCCAGTCGCTTCCCGCGACGAAGTTCGAGGTCGCCGACTGGTACGAGGCACTCGCCCAAGCCACGCTCCTGCAGGGCGAATGGAACGACGCCGTGGCTGCTGCCCGACAGGCGGCCGCCATCCTTTCGGCCGACATCAACAGCGGCAAGAGCGACAAGAACGACTGGGAAGTGCTCACGATCGTCGAGATCGTCGCTTCGGAAGCGATGGTGACGGCAGATCCGGCGGGTCTGATCGCCGATGCGGTCGCAGCGCGGCGCAGCGCCTTTCTCAATCTCCAGCGGCATGCCGCTACGGATACCGGCGCCGTGGCCGTGGCTGCTGCCGCGCGCGCTGCGGTCGGCGGCACGGATCTGTCGAACCTCGTGCGCGAGAAGGATCATGCGCTGGCCCGACTTCGCGAGGTTGACGCAGCCTTCGTGCGCGCCGCCGGCGCGACGTCGGACCCTGATGCGCGCCGGGTCGCGCTCGGCGACCTGCGGTCCCGGCTTGAGGCTCTACAGTCCCGCCTTTCCGCGATAGACGCGCGGCTCCTCACCAATTTTCCGCAATATTTAGAGCTCGCAGGCGGTCCGCCCGTTCCGGCCGACCGGGTCATCGGCATGCTGGCCGACGATGAAGTCCTGGTTCTGCCGGTGATCATGCAGAACAGCCTCGTCACATTCGCTTATGGCAAGGACGGCGGGGTGTATTCCTGGGGCCGCAACCCGGACGAGGCGGCGGAGCTTCCGCGCATCGCGGCGACACTGCTGTGCCAGGCGTCCCGCCGCCTCAATCCCTCCTGCGCCCGCACGACGGAAACGACGTCGAGCCAGGTATCCGATGCCGCGAGGGGTGTGGTCGCGTTCGGCCGAACCCAGGATACGGACGAGTTCGATCTCGGAGCGGCATACAGGGCTTATTCGCTCCTCTTCCCAGGTGATCTTCCGGAGATGATGGCGGGTAAGAAGCTGATCATCGCCCCGTCGCCTGAACTTCTCGGCTTTCCCTGGCACCTGCTGGTCACCCAACCGCCACCCGAGGGATGGGACGCCCCCGGCAAGGAGCGGGCGGAAGCCTATCGCGAGGCTGCCTGGCTGTTCCAGTCGCACCCTTCGATCACCGTCGTGCCGGGCGTCGCCGCGCTCGATGCCGCGCGGCGCTCCCGTAAGGAGGCGGGCCGCACACAGCCGCGCTATCTCGGCGTCGCCGATCCGGTGATCGGGGCGACCGCGGCCGAGCGCGATGCCGCGCCGCTCGACTGCGCTTCGCCGGAGACAGTTGCCCTCACGCGCGGAAAGCCCGTCGCTGTCGGAGCCCGGGCGGGCGCAGAGGCGGGGACGCTGGCCGATGTGGACGCCCTGCGTCGGCAGCCTCGGCTGGCTGATAGCCGTTGCGAGGTGGAGGCGACGTCGAAATCGCTCAGCGGACTGTCGGACCTCCTGCTGGGCGGGGAGGCGACGGAGGCCCGCATCAAGGCAATTTCCGCGACGGGCGGTCTCAAGGCCTACGATATCCTGCATTTCGCTACGCATGGCCTGGTCGGAGGCGAATTGGGCCAGGCGGAACCGGGCCTGCTGCTGACCCCGCCCGCCGCCGCCAGCGAAGACGACGACGGCGTGCTGACGGCGCAAGAGATCGCAGCGCTCGACATCGGTGCCGACTGGGTAATCCTGTCGGCCTGCAATACCGCGGCTGGTTCCCGGTCGGACGCCGAGGCGCTGGCCGGGCTGGCGCGCTCCTTCTTCTATGCCGGCGCCCGCAGCCTGCTGGTCTCGTCCTGGCCGGTCTATTCGCAAGCTGCGACTCGTTTCACCACGACCATGTTCGCCCTGCTGTCGGACCAGCCGTCCCTGACGAGGGGCGAGGCTGTGACCCTGACGATGCGGAAAATGCTGGCCCAATCCTATTCGCCCGAGACGGCACATCCTGCCTATTGGGCGCCTTTCCTGCTGGTCGGCGATGCCGGCCGCTAG
- the glyA gene encoding serine hydroxymethyltransferase, with product MATVTTAFFSEPLEERDPEIFGAIRNELGRQRHEIELIASENIVSRAVLEAQGSVMTNKYAEGYPGKRYYGGCQFVDVAEELAIERAKKLFGAKFANVQPNSGSQMNQAVFLGLLQPGDTFMGLDLNSGGHLTHGSPVNMSGKWFNVVSYGVRRDDHLIDLDEVAEIARKAKPKLIIGGGTAYSRIWDWKRFRDIADEVGAYLMVDMAHIAGLVAGGVHPSPIPHAHVVTTTTHKSLRGPRGGMILTNDEDIAKKMNSAVFPGLQGGPLMHVIAAKAVALGEALQPEFKTYAANVVANARALAESLKESGLDIVSGGTDNHLMLVDLRPKNATGKRAEAALGRANITCNKNGIPFDPEKPFVTSGVRLGTPAGTTRGFGEAEFREIGALITEVLDGLKRANSDEGNAEVEAAVKQKVVALTDRFPMYPYMG from the coding sequence ATGGCGACTGTCACGACCGCTTTCTTTTCCGAGCCGCTGGAAGAGCGCGATCCGGAGATCTTCGGCGCGATTCGCAATGAGCTCGGTCGCCAGCGTCACGAGATCGAGCTGATCGCTTCGGAAAACATCGTCAGCCGCGCCGTTCTCGAGGCGCAGGGCTCGGTGATGACGAACAAGTATGCGGAAGGCTACCCGGGCAAGCGCTACTACGGCGGCTGCCAGTTCGTCGACGTCGCCGAGGAGCTCGCCATCGAGCGCGCGAAAAAGCTGTTCGGTGCGAAGTTCGCCAACGTCCAGCCGAATTCCGGCAGCCAGATGAACCAGGCGGTGTTCCTGGGCCTGCTCCAGCCCGGCGACACATTCATGGGCCTCGACCTCAATTCGGGTGGCCATCTGACGCACGGCTCGCCGGTGAATATGTCGGGCAAGTGGTTCAACGTCGTCTCCTACGGCGTGCGCCGCGACGATCATCTGATCGACCTCGACGAGGTGGCGGAGATCGCCCGCAAGGCGAAGCCGAAGCTGATTATCGGCGGCGGCACGGCTTATTCGCGCATCTGGGACTGGAAGCGCTTCCGCGACATCGCCGACGAGGTGGGCGCCTACCTGATGGTCGACATGGCGCACATCGCTGGCCTCGTTGCCGGCGGCGTCCATCCGTCGCCGATCCCGCATGCCCATGTCGTGACGACGACCACGCACAAGTCGCTGCGCGGCCCGCGTGGCGGCATGATCCTCACCAATGACGAGGACATCGCCAAGAAGATGAACTCGGCCGTCTTCCCTGGCCTGCAGGGCGGCCCGTTGATGCACGTCATCGCCGCCAAGGCTGTGGCGCTTGGCGAGGCGCTGCAGCCCGAGTTCAAGACCTACGCGGCAAACGTCGTGGCCAACGCCAGGGCGCTCGCGGAGAGCCTGAAGGAGAGCGGCCTCGATATCGTCTCGGGTGGCACGGACAACCACCTGATGCTGGTGGATCTCCGGCCGAAGAACGCCACCGGCAAGCGCGCGGAGGCGGCCCTCGGCCGCGCCAACATCACCTGCAACAAGAACGGCATCCCCTTCGATCCGGAAAAGCCCTTCGTCACCTCCGGCGTGCGCCTCGGTACGCCGGCGGGCACGACGCGCGGTTTCGGCGAGGCCGAATTCCGGGAGATTGGCGCACTGATCACGGAAGTGCTCGATGGGCTGAAGAGGGCCAATTCCGACGAGGGCAACGCCGAGGTCGAGGCAGCGGTGAAACAGAAGGTCGTCGCGCTCACGGATCGCTTCCCGATGTATCCCTATATGGGGTGA
- the nrdR gene encoding transcriptional regulator NrdR, translated as MRCPYCQSMDTQVKDSRPAEEGAAIRRRRVCPDCGGRFTTFERVQLRDLVVVKKTGRKVPFDRDKLQRSIDIALRKRNVDPDRIDRAVSGIVRQLESSGETEIPSEEIGRLVMEALKSLDDVAYVRFASVYRNFREAKDFHELLGELKGDENG; from the coding sequence ATGCGCTGCCCTTACTGCCAATCGATGGACACGCAGGTGAAGGACTCCCGTCCTGCGGAGGAGGGAGCAGCCATCCGCCGCCGCCGCGTCTGCCCGGACTGCGGCGGCCGCTTCACCACCTTCGAGCGGGTGCAGTTGCGCGACCTTGTGGTGGTCAAGAAGACCGGGCGCAAGGTTCCCTTCGACCGCGACAAGCTGCAGCGGTCGATCGACATCGCGCTGCGCAAGCGCAATGTCGATCCCGACCGCATCGACCGCGCGGTGAGCGGCATCGTGCGCCAGCTCGAAAGCTCCGGCGAGACTGAGATCCCGTCAGAGGAGATCGGCAGGCTGGTCATGGAGGCGCTGAAGTCGCTCGACGACGTCGCCTATGTCCGCTTCGCCTCGGTCTACCGCAATTTCCGCGAAGCCAAGGACTTCCACGAACTTCTCGGCGAACTGAAGGGCGACGAGAACGGATGA
- the ribD gene encoding bifunctional diaminohydroxyphosphoribosylaminopyrimidine deaminase/5-amino-6-(5-phosphoribosylamino)uracil reductase RibD — translation MTQRPDPDETPKPEELAEAQSDQVSAVADEADVEMDKPASGTSAEDAVEAPGASEDPLPAEEAEGTVDSGEGDGSGVSEIDRRFMAAAIRMSRRHLGLTSTNPSVGTLIVKDGMIVGRGVTALGGRPHAEPQALAEAGEAARGATAYVTLEPCAHHGRTPPCAEALVTAGVARVVGAAADPDDRVSGRGYAILRAAGIEVVEGVLADEAGDELAGYLTRSSKKRPEVTLKLAISSDGMIGRRDAGQVQITGGISRAQVHLMRAESDVILVGIGTVLADDPELNSRLPGLEERSPVRVVLDPQVKLPMMSKLALSARSLPLYLAIGPEASAVRRSSLEMLGVRFLATETHDGRIALPELLEDLSGQGFSTVFVEGGAATARTFLEDGMVDRIALFRGPNPIGEDGIRSPLTPETIPDGFRLVREARYGLDQYSEWVRD, via the coding sequence ATGACGCAGCGGCCCGATCCCGATGAGACGCCGAAGCCAGAAGAGCTGGCCGAGGCGCAGAGCGACCAGGTATCGGCGGTCGCCGACGAAGCTGACGTTGAGATGGACAAGCCGGCTTCCGGCACCTCGGCTGAAGACGCCGTTGAGGCTCCAGGAGCATCCGAAGATCCGCTTCCGGCGGAAGAGGCGGAGGGCACCGTCGATTCCGGGGAAGGCGACGGTTCTGGGGTTTCCGAAATCGACCGCCGTTTCATGGCCGCTGCGATCCGGATGTCGCGCCGGCATCTGGGCCTTACCTCGACAAATCCATCGGTCGGAACCCTGATCGTCAAGGACGGCATGATCGTTGGCCGCGGCGTCACGGCACTTGGCGGCCGCCCTCATGCGGAGCCGCAGGCGCTCGCAGAGGCTGGCGAGGCCGCGCGTGGCGCGACCGCCTATGTAACGCTGGAGCCATGCGCACATCACGGCCGCACACCGCCCTGCGCGGAGGCGCTGGTCACGGCTGGCGTGGCGCGCGTCGTCGGCGCTGCCGCCGATCCGGATGACCGCGTGTCCGGCCGTGGCTATGCCATCCTGCGGGCGGCCGGCATTGAGGTGGTCGAAGGCGTGCTGGCGGACGAGGCTGGCGACGAACTCGCCGGCTACCTCACGCGATCCTCGAAAAAACGCCCTGAAGTGACTCTCAAACTTGCCATTTCATCGGACGGCATGATCGGCAGGCGCGATGCCGGCCAAGTGCAGATCACCGGCGGCATTTCGCGTGCGCAGGTCCACCTGATGCGCGCCGAATCGGACGTGATCCTGGTCGGCATCGGCACGGTGCTGGCTGACGATCCGGAACTGAACAGCCGCCTCCCGGGGCTCGAGGAGCGTTCGCCGGTGCGGGTGGTGCTCGACCCGCAGGTAAAGCTGCCGATGATGTCGAAGCTTGCTTTGTCGGCGCGTTCGTTGCCGCTCTATCTGGCGATAGGGCCAGAGGCGAGTGCGGTAAGGCGCTCGTCGCTGGAGATGTTGGGCGTGCGCTTCCTCGCGACCGAGACGCATGACGGCCGTATCGCGCTGCCCGAGCTGCTGGAGGACCTGTCCGGACAAGGCTTCTCCACCGTGTTCGTCGAAGGCGGGGCTGCGACGGCGCGAACCTTCCTGGAAGACGGCATGGTCGATCGCATCGCGCTCTTCCGCGGTCCGAATCCGATCGGCGAGGACGGCATCCGCTCGCCGCTGACGCCGGAGACGATACCGGACGGCTTCAGGCTCGTCCGCGAGGCGCGCTACGGCCTCGACCAGTATTCCGAATGGGTGAGGGACTGA
- a CDS encoding riboflavin synthase, with amino-acid sequence MFTGIVTDVGRVAKIEPLPKGKRFRIETNYDPASIEIGASIACSGPCLTVVALPDAGSNARWFEVEAWEEALRLTTADAWQEGTRLNLERALKIGDELGGHIVSGHVDGMAEIIAREDEGEAVRFRLRAPAHLARFIAPKGSVCLDGTSLTINQVSRDEFDVLLIHHSLTVTTWGERVVGDRVNLEIDTMARYAARLTEASVEGF; translated from the coding sequence ATGTTCACGGGTATCGTCACGGATGTCGGCCGCGTGGCCAAGATCGAGCCGCTGCCGAAGGGCAAGCGCTTCCGTATCGAGACGAACTACGATCCGGCCTCGATCGAGATCGGCGCCTCCATCGCCTGCTCCGGCCCCTGCCTGACGGTCGTCGCGCTGCCGGACGCCGGTTCGAACGCCCGCTGGTTCGAGGTGGAGGCCTGGGAGGAGGCGCTGAGGCTGACCACGGCCGACGCTTGGCAGGAGGGGACGCGGCTCAACCTCGAACGGGCGCTGAAGATCGGCGACGAGCTCGGCGGGCATATCGTCTCGGGCCATGTCGACGGGATGGCTGAGATCATCGCGCGCGAGGACGAGGGCGAGGCGGTGCGCTTCCGCCTGCGCGCACCGGCGCATCTGGCGCGTTTCATCGCGCCGAAAGGATCGGTCTGCCTCGACGGCACATCTCTCACCATCAACCAGGTCAGCCGCGACGAGTTCGACGTGCTCCTGATTCACCATTCGCTGACGGTGACGACCTGGGGCGAACGGGTGGTTGGCGACCGGGTGAACCTCGAGATCGACACGATGGCTAGATATGCGGCGCGGCTGACGGAGGCTTCGGTGGAAGGGTTTTAG
- the ribH gene encoding 6,7-dimethyl-8-ribityllumazine synthase has product MAGISEHGKAFAKPERAHVLIVEARFHDDLADALLDGATSALEEAGATWDVITVPGALEIPAVISMALDAADDDGTDYDGFVALGTVIRGDTYHFDIVANESSRALMDLSVEESLAIGNGILTTENEEQAWTRAKKSEGDKGGFAARAALTMIAIRERLGA; this is encoded by the coding sequence ATGGCAGGCATATCCGAGCACGGCAAGGCGTTCGCCAAACCCGAACGCGCTCACGTTCTCATTGTCGAGGCGCGGTTCCACGACGATTTGGCAGACGCCCTGCTCGACGGCGCGACATCGGCGCTGGAAGAGGCGGGCGCCACCTGGGACGTGATCACTGTTCCGGGCGCGCTCGAAATCCCCGCCGTCATTTCCATGGCGCTGGACGCGGCCGACGACGATGGAACCGACTATGACGGCTTCGTCGCGCTGGGTACCGTCATCCGTGGCGACACCTATCACTTCGACATCGTCGCCAACGAATCGAGCCGGGCGCTGATGGACCTGTCGGTCGAGGAATCGCTTGCCATCGGCAATGGCATCCTCACCACCGAGAACGAGGAGCAGGCCTGGACGCGCGCGAAGAAGAGCGAGGGCGACAAGGGCGGTTTCGCGGCGCGGGCAGCACTCACCATGATCGCCATTCGCGAGCGGCTCGGAGCCTGA
- the nusB gene encoding transcription antitermination factor NusB, with protein MSSDARSQPSAPRAANKRGAARLAAVQALYQMDVAGTGLLEIASEYEAFRLGKEIDGQVYREADAQWFRAILAGVVENQKVVDPVIRQSLTEDWPLSRLDSTLRAILRAGVYELMQREDVPVAVIVSEYVDIAKAFYSEDEPKLVNAVLDRVSRRVRGEGRGKDA; from the coding sequence ATGAGCAGCGACGCCCGATCCCAGCCCAGCGCGCCGCGCGCCGCCAACAAGCGCGGCGCGGCGCGGCTTGCCGCCGTCCAGGCGCTCTACCAGATGGACGTTGCCGGCACCGGCCTGCTCGAGATCGCGTCGGAATACGAGGCTTTTCGCCTCGGCAAGGAGATCGACGGCCAGGTCTACCGCGAGGCGGACGCGCAATGGTTCCGCGCGATCCTCGCCGGCGTCGTGGAAAACCAGAAAGTCGTCGATCCGGTCATCCGCCAGTCGCTCACGGAAGATTGGCCCCTGTCGCGTCTCGATTCGACCCTGCGCGCGATCCTGCGCGCGGGCGTGTACGAGCTGATGCAGCGCGAGGATGTGCCGGTGGCCGTCATCGTCTCCGAATATGTCGACATCGCAAAGGCGTTCTATTCGGAGGACGAACCGAAGCTGGTCAACGCCGTTCTCGACCGCGTGTCACGGCGCGTGCGCGGAGAGGGCAGGGGGAAGGACGCCTGA
- a CDS encoding MFS transporter, which produces MLASEGEARRTALIYATAMAIVGSVAPIAISMGALTGYYLLEADKSLASAPVTSFNLGVALGALPAAAVLRKVGTRNGFMFGTVVTALGGAIATAAIFAGNFWLFALGLLVVGGGGAFVQQLRFAAADNAPAAFKARAISFVMAGGVVTAILGPQIVIFTRELFAPVMFAGSFAAIIALAAVGAIILSFLRPGTHSGHAASASAEPARPLAEIVRQPQFAVALLCAVSTYALMTFVMTGAPLAMVGCGFSPDEATLGISWHVMAMFAPSFFTGRLITRYGAEKIVATGLVLLIACGVVALSGIALWQFWTALILLGLGWNFGFIGATAMVTNAYRPSEKGRAQGFHDFVLFSSVAVGSLMSGVTYNTYGWDMLNWVIFPVAVLCLMALGMLMLRRTRVAG; this is translated from the coding sequence ATGTTGGCATCCGAGGGGGAAGCCCGGCGTACTGCGCTGATCTACGCGACTGCGATGGCGATTGTCGGATCGGTCGCGCCGATCGCGATCTCCATGGGCGCGCTCACCGGATACTACCTGCTCGAGGCGGACAAGTCGCTCGCCAGCGCCCCGGTCACCAGTTTCAATCTCGGTGTGGCGCTGGGCGCACTGCCCGCGGCAGCGGTGCTGCGCAAGGTTGGCACGCGCAACGGCTTCATGTTCGGAACCGTCGTCACGGCGCTCGGCGGTGCGATTGCAACGGCCGCCATCTTCGCCGGCAATTTCTGGCTGTTCGCGCTCGGCCTGCTCGTGGTGGGCGGTGGCGGCGCTTTCGTCCAGCAGCTTCGTTTTGCGGCCGCCGACAATGCGCCGGCCGCCTTCAAGGCGCGTGCGATCTCCTTCGTGATGGCCGGCGGCGTGGTAACGGCGATCCTCGGTCCGCAGATCGTGATCTTCACCCGCGAGCTCTTTGCTCCGGTGATGTTTGCGGGCTCCTTCGCCGCGATCATCGCGCTCGCAGCGGTAGGGGCGATCATCCTTTCCTTCCTGCGGCCGGGCACGCATTCCGGCCACGCGGCCAGCGCCTCGGCGGAGCCGGCGAGGCCCTTGGCCGAGATCGTGCGGCAACCGCAATTCGCTGTGGCGTTGCTCTGCGCGGTCTCGACCTATGCGCTGATGACCTTTGTCATGACCGGCGCTCCGCTCGCGATGGTCGGCTGCGGTTTTTCGCCGGACGAGGCGACGCTCGGCATTTCCTGGCACGTCATGGCCATGTTCGCCCCAAGCTTCTTCACCGGCCGCCTGATCACGCGCTACGGCGCTGAGAAGATTGTTGCGACCGGTCTCGTACTGCTGATCGCCTGTGGGGTGGTCGCGCTGTCGGGTATCGCGCTTTGGCAGTTCTGGACCGCGCTCATCTTGCTTGGGCTCGGCTGGAATTTCGGGTTCATCGGCGCGACCGCGATGGTGACGAACGCCTACCGACCATCGGAGAAGGGGCGTGCCCAAGGGTTCCACGACTTCGTGCTGTTCTCGTCCGTTGCCGTGGGCTCTCTGATGTCCGGCGTCACCTACAACACCTATGGCTGGGACATGCTGAACTGGGTAATTTTCCCGGTAGCGGTGCTGTGTCTGATGGCGTTAGGGATGCTGATGCTGCGTAGGACCCGCGTCGCGGGGTGA